One part of the Bacteroidia bacterium genome encodes these proteins:
- a CDS encoding NUDIX domain-containing protein, giving the protein MSHSHLDKIEPLSIDCVVFGFEAESHDLKILLIKRAIEPNFGSWALPGGFILYSEGIDEASNRILNEMTGIENLYLKQLRAFGEVKRYPDKRVITLSYYALVKPGNYTLTPGEDASAAEWFLLSDCPELPFDHQEILNEAIYTLRREVRNRPIGFELLPEKFTLLQLQKLYEAILGIELDKSNFRRKIQRMNLLVKLDEWEENVAHRAARLFKFDKGIYDDLQNKGLIFDV; this is encoded by the coding sequence ATGTCCCATAGCCATCTGGATAAAATCGAACCCCTTTCTATTGACTGTGTTGTGTTTGGTTTCGAAGCTGAAAGTCACGATTTAAAAATCCTTCTGATCAAAAGAGCTATTGAACCTAATTTTGGTTCATGGGCCCTTCCTGGGGGTTTTATTTTGTATTCAGAAGGAATAGATGAGGCCTCCAATCGCATCCTGAATGAGATGACAGGTATAGAAAATCTTTACCTGAAACAACTAAGAGCATTTGGGGAAGTGAAGCGCTATCCAGATAAGCGTGTGATAACTCTATCGTACTATGCTTTGGTGAAACCGGGGAATTATACCCTAACTCCAGGAGAAGATGCCTCGGCTGCGGAATGGTTTTTATTGTCTGATTGTCCTGAGCTTCCTTTTGATCACCAGGAAATCTTGAACGAAGCCATTTATACATTGAGACGGGAAGTTCGAAATCGTCCTATTGGATTTGAATTGCTACCCGAAAAATTCACCCTTTTACAATTACAGAAATTGTACGAAGCCATCCTCGGCATCGAACTTGACAAGTCCAATTTCAGAAGAAAGATTCAGCGCATGAATTTGCTGGTAAAACTGGATGAGTGGGAAGAAAATGTAGCCCATAGAGCTGCAAGGCTATTCAAGTTTGATAAAGGCATTTACGATGATCTCCAAAACAAGGGATTAATTTTTGACGTTTAA
- the xylA gene encoding xylose isomerase: MSSSTKVNHHKIVTGTKEYFPSISRIPFEGRTSSNPLAFKFYDENRVVAGKTMKEHLRFAVAYWHSFCNDGGDPFGSGTKVYPWLASADPIQQAKDKMDAAFEFITKMGIPYYCFHDVDLIDEGDSLEEYQRRMEIITDYAQAKQTESGVKLLWGTANLFSHPRYMNGASTNPDFHVLTYAAFQVKAALDATIKLGGENYVFWGGREGYMSLLNTDMKRELDHLAQFLRAARDYGRANGFEGTFFIEPKPAEPSKHQYDFDTATVLGFLREYDLWDDFSINIEVNHATLANHTFEHELAVAASAGKLGSIDANRGDYQNGWDTDQFPVDIYELSQAMLIFLESGGLQGGGINFDAKTRRNSTDLEDLFYAHIGGMDIMARALLIANDILEHSDYKKLREERYASFDAGKGKEFEQGKLGLSDLSKLATQLGEPTSRSGKQELFENIINQYI, from the coding sequence ATGTCTAGCTCTACGAAAGTAAATCACCACAAAATTGTAACGGGTACAAAAGAATACTTTCCTTCCATATCCCGGATTCCTTTTGAAGGAAGAACTTCCAGCAATCCGTTGGCCTTTAAATTTTATGATGAAAACAGGGTAGTGGCAGGTAAAACGATGAAAGAGCATCTACGTTTTGCTGTTGCCTATTGGCATAGCTTCTGTAATGATGGAGGAGATCCCTTTGGTTCAGGGACGAAGGTTTATCCCTGGTTGGCAAGTGCTGATCCCATTCAGCAGGCCAAGGATAAAATGGATGCGGCCTTTGAGTTTATCACCAAAATGGGCATTCCTTATTACTGTTTCCATGATGTAGATTTGATTGATGAAGGAGACAGCCTGGAGGAATATCAAAGACGTATGGAGATCATCACGGATTATGCCCAGGCTAAGCAAACGGAATCCGGAGTTAAACTGCTTTGGGGAACGGCAAATTTATTTAGCCATCCGAGATATATGAATGGTGCCTCCACCAATCCTGATTTTCATGTCCTGACCTATGCTGCATTTCAGGTGAAAGCAGCTTTGGATGCGACTATCAAACTGGGAGGAGAAAACTATGTGTTTTGGGGAGGAAGAGAAGGTTATATGAGCCTTTTGAATACAGATATGAAACGTGAATTGGACCATTTAGCTCAATTCCTTCGTGCAGCCAGAGATTATGGTAGGGCCAATGGATTTGAGGGGACCTTTTTCATAGAACCTAAACCAGCTGAGCCCAGCAAGCATCAATACGATTTTGATACGGCAACCGTTCTTGGATTCTTGAGAGAATATGACTTGTGGGACGATTTCAGCATCAATATCGAAGTGAACCATGCTACCCTGGCAAATCATACGTTCGAACATGAACTAGCAGTAGCAGCCAGTGCAGGGAAACTGGGTTCCATAGATGCAAACCGCGGGGATTACCAAAATGGCTGGGATACAGATCAATTTCCAGTTGATATTTATGAACTCAGCCAGGCCATGTTGATTTTTCTGGAGTCAGGAGGATTGCAGGGAGGAGGAATAAACTTTGATGCAAAAACCAGAAGAAATTCCACAGATCTTGAAGATTTGTTTTATGCACACATAGGAGGAATGGATATAATGGCGAGGGCTTTACTTATTGCAAATGACATCCTCGAGCATTCAGATTATAAGAAATTGCGGGAAGAAAGATATGCCTCTTTTGATGCCGGAAAAGGGAAAGAGTTTGAACAAGGAAAGCTGGGACTTTCAGATCTTAGCAAGCTTGCTACTCAGTTAGGAGAGCCAACTTCCAGAAGTGGGAAGCAAGAGTTATTTGAGAATATTATCAATCAGTATATATAA